The genomic segment TTTGCGATGGTCGCTTACGTAGTTCTCCTGTCCGCAGTTCTTGGAACAGTTTATCGACTATTGTTAAAATGGTGGTCCAGAAAGAGCAATTTGGAGCAGATTAAGCTTCCCTGATATTTTTAGCTCGGCTTCTGACGAATTCGTAAACGCTCACGGGTTCAGTTTTTTGAGTGCAACCTATCCACGGTTGGCTGAACGGTCGAAACTTCCCGAGAGTCATGATTTATGGAATTCCAAGCATTTGCCCATCCCACAACGATGATGTAATTTTCGCATTCCAAAAATATTCCGATGAATAGACGTTTGTTCCCTTCGTTTTTTGCCGCTTGCCTTTTGGCTTGGGTCCTGGTTTTGCCTGCCAATGCCACCGCCCAGAAGAAAAAGACCGTTGCTGACGCTTCTACCCAACTTCAGCAATTGGTGGAGAGCAGCTTTAATACCTTCAAAACGACCGGGTTGAGTGTCGCGATTGTCAAAGACGGGCAAGTGGTCATGGCCAAAGGCTTCGGCAGTGCCAATACCGAGTCCAATACGCCCGCCGCAAGCGGCTCCCTTTACAACATCGCCTCTTGCAGCAAAGCTTTCACTGCAGCTGCAATCGGCTTACTCGTCGAGGAAGGCAAACTTCGCTGGGAAGACAAAGTCCGCGACCATTTGCCTGATTTTCAGATGGCTGATCCTTATATCACCGCGCAAATGACCATCCGCGACCTGCTTTGCCACCGCAGTGGCCTCGGCACGTTTGACGGCGACCTCCTCTGGTACGGCACCAATTACACCGACGAGGAAATTGTCGCCCATATCCGGCATCTGCCCATCCGGCAAGAATTCCGCGCCGAATTTGGCTACCAAAACAACCTTTACACGGTGGCTGGACTGGTCATCAAAAAAATCACCGGCAAAACTTGGTCAGAGTTCGTTACTGAACGCTTTTTCAAGCCTTTGGAAATGAACGCCACCTACCCGAGCAATGATGAATTGCCCTCGAATGCACCCGTTGCGCGCGGCCACCTCGAAGGCAAAGTGCAGCCGATTTACAACTACGAAGGCGGCAAACCCGCTGCAAGTATTTACAGCAGCGTCGACGATTTGACCCATTGGGTGCGCATGTGGCTCGACGGCGGCAAATGGAACGGCAAACAAATCCTGAGCCCGGGTACGATGCGGGCATTGACGTCGGGGCAAACCATGTTGGGCGTGAGTCCAACTTGGCAGGGCTGGGGTATCCATTTTCGCAGTTATGCACTGGGTTGGAGCTTGTTCGATTATTCGGGGAAGAAGGTCATCGAGCACAACGGCGGCATGCCGGGCTACATTTCGAAGGTGATGATCGTACCGGAAGCCGGCTTGGGATTGATTGTCCTCAACAACGGCAACGACGGA from the Bacteroidota bacterium genome contains:
- a CDS encoding serine hydrolase — its product is MNRRLFPSFFAACLLAWVLVLPANATAQKKKTVADASTQLQQLVESSFNTFKTTGLSVAIVKDGQVVMAKGFGSANTESNTPAASGSLYNIASCSKAFTAAAIGLLVEEGKLRWEDKVRDHLPDFQMADPYITAQMTIRDLLCHRSGLGTFDGDLLWYGTNYTDEEIVAHIRHLPIRQEFRAEFGYQNNLYTVAGLVIKKITGKTWSEFVTERFFKPLEMNATYPSNDELPSNAPVARGHLEGKVQPIYNYEGGKPAASIYSSVDDLTHWVRMWLDGGKWNGKQILSPGTMRALTSGQTMLGVSPTWQGWGIHFRSYALGWSLFDYSGKKVIEHNGGMPGYISKVMIVPEAGLGLIVLNNGNDGLVNDAIRFKVLDHYFGGNGQEWDKTFKAFADQGEAGQKTETAMREGSRVPNTQPSLGLAAYAGTYFDKTYGDVKIEQLGAGLKFTMLPTKELFTGTMEHFHYDTWKVQFNDPYLPFALVSFELGPKGEVQGFKIDLPNGDFHFYQLNFRVKSEK